A window of the Streptomyces albireticuli genome harbors these coding sequences:
- a CDS encoding cysteine dioxygenase, whose protein sequence is MNSDVQIAGDPLAVPHLMPPVPAHPSTVAEFAGLARSVAADRASWAHLVQYDATSRWYHRLRTGPGYEAWLLSWVPGQGSGPHDHGPSSGVLTVLQGELTEITGGTGPHGGARRRLRAGAQRVFAPGYAHEVVNDSLAPAVSLHIYSPGLTEMPMHGVRHLSRDASAPRPALQDVLRG, encoded by the coding sequence ATGAACAGCGATGTCCAGATCGCCGGCGACCCGCTCGCCGTCCCGCACCTGATGCCGCCGGTGCCCGCCCACCCCAGCACCGTCGCCGAGTTCGCCGGGCTGGCCCGCTCCGTCGCCGCCGACCGGGCCTCCTGGGCCCACCTCGTCCAGTACGACGCCACCAGCCGCTGGTACCACCGCCTGCGCACCGGCCCCGGCTACGAGGCCTGGCTGCTGAGCTGGGTCCCCGGCCAGGGCAGCGGCCCGCACGACCACGGCCCGTCCTCCGGCGTGCTGACCGTCCTCCAGGGTGAACTCACCGAGATCACCGGGGGCACGGGGCCGCACGGCGGCGCCCGCCGCCGGCTGCGCGCCGGAGCGCAGCGGGTCTTCGCGCCCGGCTACGCCCACGAGGTCGTCAACGACTCCCTCGCCCCGGCCGTCAGCCTCCACATCTACTCCCCCGGGCTCACGGAGATGCCCATGCACGGAGTCCGGCACCTGAGCAGGGACGCCTCCGCGCCGCGGCCCGCCCTCCAGGACGTCCTGCGCGGCTGA
- a CDS encoding WhiB family transcriptional regulator: protein MTELFQQLLVEEADEELGWQERALCAQTDPESFFPEKGGSTREAKKVCLACEVRSECLEYALANDERFGIWGGLSERERRRLKKAAV, encoded by the coding sequence ATGACCGAGCTGTTTCAGCAACTGCTGGTCGAGGAGGCGGACGAGGAGCTCGGCTGGCAGGAGCGCGCACTGTGCGCTCAGACCGATCCCGAGTCCTTCTTCCCCGAAAAAGGTGGATCCACCCGCGAGGCCAAGAAGGTCTGCCTCGCCTGCGAGGTCCGCTCGGAGTGCCTTGAATATGCCCTTGCCAATGACGAACGCTTCGGCATCTGGGGCGGCTTGTCCGAGCGTGAACGCCGCCGCCTCAAGAAAGCCGCGGTCTGA
- a CDS encoding glycosyltransferase, with protein MSEHSTTAAHHPAGTAPFAPTPLPGYDSAVPPAFPRHVVTAVLVAHDGARWLPDALAGLLGQERPVQAAVGADTASTDDSARLLAEALGDDRVLHLARRTGFGAAVDEAVRSVPAPDPETLPYLKRSSGWDPVSRTWREDPDDPHGYDAGGRGGRTGQGLGELEPVQWLWLLHDDCAPEPGALHELLRAADAEPEAAVIGPKLRSWYDRRQLLEVGVSIARSGRRWTGLERREQDQGQHDQVRSVLSVSTAGMLIRRDVYERLGGFDSRLPLMRDDVDLCWRAHAAGHRVLIAPDAVARHAEAAARERRPVDCAGRTAVNPHRVDKAGAVHTLLANTHGKLLPYVLVRLVLGTLLRALGYLLGKAPGQALDELTGLFGTLLRPGRLSAARKRRGRPAVAPSELRPLFPPPGATVRATVEGLASGLGGRPDTESSSAGRHGAVESGPGGEDADFLEIEQFARLKRIARKPGPVLFAVLLLVSLVACRGLLGGGSLSGGALLPAPDGVSGLWSRYADAWHPVGTGTTGAAPPYLAVLAGLSALFLGSTGFTLTLLLVCSVPLAGLTAYFSSRTLVSSRLLRAWASVAYAFLPAATGALATGRLGTAVLAVLLPPMARTAVASAGLRTPGARPTWRATWAYALLLTVTTAFTPVVWPLAVVLGLGALAWSLTRGGGRPAVHGTRFLTAAATPLAVLAPWSFGLLAHPGRFLTEAGIDLEPGASAPWQLLTGDPGGPKTFGGLLLVGVVLAALAALLRADRRRAVLTAWAAALAALLCAVLTTAASGWAGPATLAYCLALIAASVVGAEGARERVAALSFGWRQPVAALVAVAAVAAPPAAAVAWAVGGADGPLARRPAAQVPAFVAEEAATRDQARTLVLGGEAGHVTYALVRGSGALLGDAELAASAGPDKKLDAAVAGLVAGSGADQAGVLADYAVGYVIVRDSAPKSMGRVLDTTTGLTRLSRQDSSSLWRVDREVARVTVVGGQGGARPVPVAAGPVEAHGTLAAGGDGRVLRVADKADPGWQATLNGRALKPTTVDGWAQGFTLPAEGGRIALTYRTPLPHTAWAWTQGLLALVLVVLALPGRRREVDDDLPEAAAAGAPAASAAPAPETVAPVPAQPVSGEGRRARRLRAAAGATGGAAAPAAPEPPVAVEPMADPYAQQSADPYEAVPHQQPYGQQQAGDGWGTGQADHSGHQGQYAAQGYQEGPYEGAHGNAYGSGYGGQYDGNGYPQAGQEAAGYPQPDPYQGGQQADPYAAGSYDPYSYGGQPYDTTYGGGTRPHRDGSEQQ; from the coding sequence ATGTCCGAGCACAGCACCACGGCGGCCCACCACCCGGCCGGCACCGCTCCGTTCGCCCCCACCCCCCTGCCCGGGTACGACTCCGCCGTGCCGCCGGCCTTCCCCCGGCACGTCGTCACCGCCGTGCTCGTCGCCCACGACGGCGCCCGCTGGCTGCCCGACGCGCTGGCCGGCCTGCTCGGCCAGGAACGCCCCGTGCAGGCCGCCGTCGGCGCCGACACCGCGAGCACCGACGACTCCGCCCGGCTGCTGGCCGAGGCGCTCGGCGACGACCGCGTCCTGCACCTCGCCCGCCGCACCGGCTTCGGCGCGGCCGTCGACGAGGCCGTCCGCTCCGTCCCCGCGCCGGACCCGGAGACACTGCCGTACCTCAAGCGCTCCAGCGGCTGGGACCCCGTCAGCCGCACCTGGCGCGAGGACCCCGACGACCCGCACGGCTACGACGCCGGCGGCCGCGGCGGCCGGACCGGCCAGGGCCTCGGCGAGCTCGAACCCGTCCAGTGGCTGTGGCTCCTGCACGACGACTGCGCCCCCGAGCCCGGCGCCCTCCACGAACTGCTGCGGGCCGCCGACGCGGAGCCCGAAGCCGCCGTCATCGGCCCCAAGCTCCGCAGCTGGTACGACCGCAGGCAGCTGCTGGAGGTGGGCGTCTCCATCGCCCGCAGCGGCCGCCGCTGGACCGGCCTGGAGCGCCGCGAGCAGGACCAGGGTCAGCACGACCAGGTGCGCTCCGTGCTCTCCGTGTCCACCGCCGGCATGCTGATCCGCCGCGATGTCTACGAGCGGCTCGGCGGCTTCGACAGCCGGCTGCCCCTCATGCGCGACGACGTCGACCTGTGCTGGCGCGCCCACGCCGCCGGCCACCGGGTCCTCATCGCGCCCGACGCCGTCGCCCGGCACGCCGAGGCCGCCGCCCGCGAGCGCCGCCCCGTCGACTGCGCGGGCCGCACCGCGGTCAACCCGCACCGCGTCGACAAGGCCGGTGCCGTCCACACCCTGCTCGCCAACACCCACGGCAAGCTCCTGCCGTACGTGCTGGTCCGGCTGGTCCTCGGCACCCTGCTGAGGGCACTCGGATACCTCCTCGGCAAGGCGCCCGGACAGGCCCTGGACGAGCTCACCGGCCTCTTCGGCACCCTGCTGCGCCCCGGCAGACTCAGCGCCGCCCGGAAGAGACGCGGCCGCCCGGCCGTGGCCCCGAGCGAGCTGCGGCCGCTCTTCCCGCCTCCCGGCGCCACCGTCCGGGCCACCGTCGAAGGACTCGCGAGCGGTCTCGGAGGCCGTCCGGACACCGAGTCCTCCTCCGCCGGGCGGCACGGCGCCGTCGAGTCCGGGCCCGGCGGCGAGGACGCCGACTTCCTGGAGATCGAGCAGTTCGCCCGGCTCAAGCGGATCGCCCGCAAGCCCGGCCCCGTCCTCTTCGCCGTCCTCCTGCTCGTCTCGCTCGTCGCCTGCCGCGGGCTCCTCGGCGGCGGCTCGCTGTCCGGCGGCGCCCTGCTGCCCGCCCCCGACGGCGTCTCCGGCCTCTGGTCCCGCTACGCCGACGCCTGGCACCCCGTGGGCACCGGCACGACCGGGGCGGCGCCGCCCTATCTCGCGGTCCTCGCCGGGCTGTCGGCGCTCTTCCTCGGCTCCACCGGCTTCACCCTCACCCTGCTGCTCGTCTGCTCGGTGCCCCTGGCCGGGCTCACCGCCTACTTCTCTTCCCGCACGCTGGTCTCCTCACGCCTCCTGCGGGCCTGGGCGAGCGTCGCCTACGCCTTCCTGCCCGCCGCCACCGGCGCCCTCGCCACCGGCAGGCTGGGCACCGCGGTCCTGGCGGTCCTGCTGCCGCCGATGGCGCGCACGGCCGTCGCGAGCGCCGGGCTGCGGACGCCGGGCGCCCGCCCCACCTGGCGCGCGACCTGGGCGTACGCCCTCCTGCTCACCGTCACCACCGCCTTCACGCCCGTCGTCTGGCCGCTCGCCGTCGTCCTGGGCCTCGGCGCGCTCGCCTGGTCCCTCACGCGCGGCGGAGGCCGCCCGGCTGTCCACGGCACCCGTTTCCTGACCGCCGCCGCGACCCCGCTCGCCGTCCTCGCCCCCTGGTCGTTCGGGCTGCTCGCGCACCCCGGGCGCTTCCTCACCGAGGCGGGCATCGACCTGGAGCCGGGCGCGTCCGCGCCCTGGCAGCTGCTCACCGGCGATCCGGGCGGCCCGAAGACCTTCGGCGGTCTCCTGCTCGTCGGCGTGGTGCTGGCCGCGCTGGCGGCCCTGCTCCGCGCCGACCGCAGGCGGGCGGTCCTCACCGCCTGGGCCGCGGCCCTCGCCGCCCTCCTGTGCGCGGTGCTCACCACGGCCGCCTCCGGCTGGGCCGGGCCCGCCACCCTCGCCTACTGCCTGGCCCTCATCGCCGCGTCCGTCGTCGGCGCCGAGGGCGCGCGCGAGCGCGTCGCCGCCCTCAGCTTCGGCTGGCGGCAGCCCGTCGCGGCCCTCGTCGCCGTCGCCGCGGTCGCCGCGCCGCCGGCCGCCGCCGTCGCCTGGGCGGTGGGCGGCGCGGACGGGCCGCTGGCGCGCCGGCCCGCCGCGCAGGTGCCCGCGTTCGTCGCGGAGGAGGCGGCCACCCGCGACCAGGCCCGCACCCTGGTGCTCGGCGGCGAGGCCGGGCACGTCACCTACGCGCTCGTCCGGGGTTCCGGCGCCCTGCTCGGAGACGCCGAGCTCGCCGCCTCCGCCGGGCCCGACAAGAAGCTCGACGCCGCCGTCGCCGGGCTCGTCGCGGGCTCCGGCGCCGACCAGGCGGGCGTCCTCGCCGACTACGCCGTCGGCTATGTGATCGTCCGCGACAGCGCCCCCAAGAGCATGGGCCGCGTCCTGGACACCACCACCGGCCTCACCCGGCTCAGCCGCCAGGACAGCAGCTCGCTGTGGCGGGTCGACCGGGAGGTCGCCCGCGTCACCGTCGTCGGCGGCCAGGGCGGCGCCCGCCCGGTGCCCGTGGCGGCCGGGCCCGTGGAGGCGCACGGCACGCTCGCCGCCGGCGGCGACGGCCGGGTGCTGCGGGTCGCCGACAAGGCCGACCCCGGCTGGCAGGCCACCCTGAACGGCAGGGCGCTCAAGCCCACGACCGTCGACGGCTGGGCCCAGGGCTTCACGCTCCCGGCCGAGGGCGGCCGGATCGCCCTGACCTACCGGACCCCGCTGCCGCACACGGCCTGGGCGTGGACACAGGGGCTGCTCGCGCTGGTCCTGGTGGTCCTCGCCCTGCCGGGCCGCCGCCGCGAGGTCGACGACGACCTCCCGGAGGCCGCGGCCGCCGGGGCCCCGGCGGCCTCCGCCGCGCCCGCGCCGGAGACCGTGGCGCCCGTGCCGGCGCAGCCCGTCTCCGGCGAGGGCCGCCGCGCCCGCAGGCTCCGCGCCGCGGCCGGGGCCACGGGCGGCGCGGCCGCACCGGCGGCACCCGAGCCGCCCGTGGCGGTGGAACCGATGGCCGATCCTTACGCCCAGCAGTCCGCCGACCCGTACGAGGCCGTGCCGCACCAGCAGCCTTACGGGCAGCAGCAGGCCGGCGACGGCTGGGGGACCGGCCAGGCCGACCACTCCGGCCACCAGGGCCAATACGCCGCCCAGGGCTACCAGGAGGGTCCGTACGAGGGCGCCCACGGCAACGCCTACGGGAGCGGTTACGGCGGCCAGTACGACGGCAACGGCTATCCGCAGGCGGGCCAGGAGGCGGCCGGGTACCCGCAGCCGGACCCGTACCAGGGCGGGCAGCAGGCGGATCCGTACGCGGCCGGTTCCTACGACCCGTACAGCTACGGCGGACAGCCCTACGACACCACGTACGGCGGCGGCACCCGGCCCCACCGCGACGGGAGCGAACAGCAGTGA
- a CDS encoding sugar phosphate nucleotidyltransferase codes for MTEAILLVGGKGTRLRPLTMNTPKPMVPAAGVPFLTHQLARARAAGIDHIVLATSYLAEVFEPYFGDGSALGLHLEYVTEKEPLGTGGAIRNVAAKLRSGPDDPVLIFNGDILTGLDIEALVDTHRTAGADVSLHLTRVEDPRAFGLVPTDPDGRVTAFLEKPQTPEEIVTDQINAGAYVFNRSVIDTIPEGRPVSVERETFPGLLAAGAHLQGMVDSTYWLDLGTPQAFVRGSADLVMGRAPSPAVPGRCGDRLVLDTAEVAPDAKLTGGTVIGAGARVAPGARVDGSTVLDGAVIEAGAQVRDSLVGAGARIGARTVLDGAVIGDGADVGADNELRAGARIWCGARIPDAAVRFSSDQ; via the coding sequence GTGACAGAAGCGATCCTCCTGGTCGGCGGCAAGGGAACCCGGCTCCGCCCGCTCACGATGAACACGCCCAAGCCCATGGTCCCGGCGGCCGGCGTCCCCTTCCTCACCCACCAGCTGGCGCGGGCGCGCGCGGCGGGCATCGACCACATCGTGCTGGCCACGTCCTACCTGGCCGAGGTCTTCGAGCCGTACTTCGGCGACGGCTCCGCGCTGGGCCTGCACCTGGAGTACGTCACCGAGAAGGAGCCGCTGGGCACCGGCGGCGCGATCCGCAACGTGGCCGCCAAGCTGCGCTCCGGCCCGGACGACCCGGTCCTGATCTTCAACGGCGACATCCTCACCGGCCTCGACATCGAGGCCCTGGTCGACACCCACCGCACGGCGGGCGCGGATGTCTCCCTGCACCTGACCCGGGTCGAGGACCCGCGGGCCTTCGGGCTGGTCCCGACCGACCCGGACGGGCGGGTGACGGCCTTCCTGGAGAAGCCGCAGACGCCCGAGGAGATCGTCACGGACCAGATCAACGCGGGCGCGTACGTCTTCAACCGCTCGGTGATCGACACCATCCCGGAGGGCCGCCCGGTCTCGGTGGAGCGCGAGACGTTCCCCGGTCTGCTGGCGGCGGGCGCCCACCTCCAGGGCATGGTCGACTCCACGTACTGGCTCGACCTCGGCACCCCCCAGGCCTTCGTACGGGGCTCGGCGGACCTGGTCATGGGCCGGGCGCCGTCCCCGGCGGTCCCCGGCCGCTGCGGTGACCGGCTGGTCCTCGACACCGCGGAGGTGGCCCCGGACGCCAAGCTCACGGGCGGCACGGTCATCGGCGCGGGCGCCCGGGTGGCGCCGGGCGCGCGGGTCGACGGCAGCACCGTGCTGGACGGCGCGGTGATCGAGGCGGGTGCGCAGGTGCGTGACTCGCTGGTGGGCGCGGGGGCGCGGATCGGGGCCCGTACGGTCCTCGACGGCGCGGTCATCGGGGACGGGGCCGACGTCGGCGCCGACAACGAACTGCGGGCCGGGGCGAGGATCTGGTGCGGGGCGAGGATCCCGGACGCGGCGGTCCGCTTCTCGTCGGACCAGTGA
- the cofD gene encoding 2-phospho-L-lactate transferase has protein sequence MQRIVVLAGGIGGARFLRGLKSAAPDADITVIGNTGDDIHLFGLKVCPDLDTVMYTLGGGIHEEQGWGRAGETFAVKEELAAYGVGPAWFGLGDRDFATHIVRTQMLAAGYPLSAVTEALCERWRPGVRLIPMSDDRVETHVMTDDPEAAGGRKAIHFQEYWVRLRAEVPAHAIVPVGADEAKPAPGVLEALAEADVILFPPSNPVVSVGTILSVPGVREAVAASAAPVVGLSPIVGDAPVRGMADKVLAAVGVESTAAAVARHYGSGLIDGWLVDTVDAGAVPDVEAAGIRCRAVPLMMTDVEATARMAAEALALAAEVRA, from the coding sequence ATGCAGCGCATTGTGGTTCTGGCCGGCGGGATCGGGGGCGCCCGCTTCCTTCGTGGCCTCAAGTCAGCAGCCCCCGACGCGGACATCACCGTCATCGGCAACACCGGTGACGACATCCACCTCTTCGGGCTCAAGGTCTGTCCCGACCTCGACACCGTGATGTACACCCTCGGCGGGGGCATCCACGAGGAGCAGGGGTGGGGCCGGGCCGGTGAGACCTTCGCGGTGAAGGAGGAACTGGCGGCCTACGGCGTGGGGCCCGCCTGGTTCGGCCTCGGTGACCGCGACTTCGCCACGCACATCGTCCGTACGCAGATGCTCGCCGCCGGATATCCGCTCAGCGCCGTCACCGAGGCGCTCTGCGAGCGGTGGCGGCCCGGCGTGCGGCTCATCCCCATGAGCGACGACCGCGTCGAGACCCATGTCATGACCGACGACCCGGAGGCCGCCGGCGGCCGCAAGGCGATCCACTTCCAGGAGTACTGGGTCCGGCTGCGGGCCGAGGTGCCCGCGCACGCGATCGTCCCGGTCGGCGCCGACGAGGCCAAGCCCGCGCCCGGCGTCCTGGAGGCCCTCGCCGAGGCCGACGTCATCCTCTTCCCGCCGTCCAACCCCGTCGTCAGCGTCGGCACCATCCTCTCCGTGCCCGGCGTCCGCGAGGCCGTCGCCGCCTCCGCCGCGCCCGTCGTGGGCCTCTCCCCGATCGTCGGGGACGCCCCCGTGCGCGGCATGGCCGACAAGGTCCTCGCCGCCGTCGGCGTCGAGTCCACCGCCGCCGCCGTCGCCCGCCACTACGGCTCCGGCCTGATCGACGGCTGGCTCGTCGACACCGTGGACGCCGGCGCCGTACCCGACGTCGAGGCCGCCGGCATCCGCTGCCGCGCCGTGCCGCTCATGATGACCGACGTCGAGGCCACGGCGCGGATGGCCGCCGAGGCGCTCGCCCTCGCCGCGGAGGTGCGCGCGTGA
- a CDS encoding DNA-3-methyladenine glycosylase family protein, with product MGTRTWAPPGPYDLGRTLGVLARGPGDPAYRRAPDGSVWRATRTPAGPGTLHLVCHDGRVRAEAWGPGADWLLETLPTLLGATDDPEAFVPRHRLLHEAHRRNPGLRLARTGLVMESLVPAILEQKVTSDEAYRAWRLLLQRHGEPAPGPASGMRVMPEPRAWALIPSWEWHKAGVDGKRSAAIVRAARSAARLEEAAAMDGPSAAARLQAIPGIGPWTAAETVQRSNGAPDAVTVGDLHLPRTVGYALTGARGTDDAGMLDLLAPYEGQRHRACRLILLTTRAQPRRAPRLSVGDIRAI from the coding sequence ATGGGAACGCGCACATGGGCCCCACCGGGCCCGTACGACCTGGGACGCACGCTGGGCGTCCTGGCGCGCGGCCCCGGCGACCCGGCCTACCGCCGGGCGCCGGACGGATCGGTCTGGCGGGCCACCCGCACCCCGGCGGGCCCCGGCACCCTGCACCTGGTGTGCCACGACGGCCGGGTGCGCGCCGAGGCGTGGGGCCCGGGCGCGGACTGGCTCCTGGAGACCCTCCCCACCCTGCTCGGCGCGACGGACGACCCGGAGGCGTTCGTACCGCGCCACCGCCTCCTGCACGAGGCGCACCGCCGCAACCCGGGCCTGCGCCTGGCCCGCACCGGCCTGGTCATGGAGTCGCTGGTCCCGGCGATCCTGGAGCAGAAGGTGACCAGCGACGAGGCGTACCGGGCCTGGCGGCTGCTGCTCCAGCGGCACGGCGAGCCGGCACCGGGCCCGGCGTCCGGGATGCGCGTGATGCCGGAGCCCCGGGCCTGGGCGCTGATCCCGTCCTGGGAGTGGCACAAGGCGGGCGTGGACGGGAAGCGGTCGGCGGCGATCGTCCGGGCGGCCCGCTCGGCGGCGCGGCTGGAGGAGGCGGCGGCGATGGACGGGCCTTCGGCCGCGGCCCGCCTCCAGGCGATCCCGGGCATCGGCCCGTGGACGGCGGCGGAGACGGTCCAGCGCAGCAACGGAGCGCCGGACGCGGTCACGGTGGGCGACCTGCACCTGCCGAGGACGGTGGGCTACGCGCTGACGGGGGCGAGGGGGACGGACGACGCGGGGATGCTGGACCTGCTGGCCCCGTACGAGGGCCAGAGACACAGGGCGTGCCGCCTCATCCTCCTGACGACAAGAGCACAACCAAGAAGAGCCCCAAGGCTCTCGGTGGGGGACATCAGAGCCATCTGA
- a CDS encoding peptidoglycan recognition protein, translating to MRGFLVSSTVTACAAALTLPFLATSYGAAPSPSPGVRGSKGHAPAAPRAVPGSTQSLPLIPLAAGGRARAFGGGPAPEQGLLEREVKPFSLVGIVWDDASAELRGLAQVRTRAVANGDWSKWQDVQTHDDDRPDLDSAEGRGGRLRGSTAPLWVGASDAIQVRVRPEAVADRTPEGRALPAGMRLELVDPGEDPVRTRAVAPPDTEEEIATSAANAPLVPLGATEIPAAGKATSVADIAATGTGRGTGHRADDPEFPMDPDDASVPRVSEYGDPVDATYPGDLDDVDQSMADTGRYVGPRPRLVTRAGWGADESLREKGFAYTNTVRAAFVHHSASGNRYTCAQSASVIRSIYRYHVVSSGWRDLGYNFLIDKCGKIYEGRAGGVARAVMGAHTLGFNSNSMGIAVLGTFDKSSPPTAAVSAVGALTAWKLGLFGANPRGTTTLVSGGGNLFKKGTSVKLKVISGHRDGYATECPGDRLYSRLGTARSTAARLQGR from the coding sequence ATGCGTGGATTTCTTGTCTCCTCGACCGTGACCGCATGCGCCGCCGCCCTCACCCTGCCCTTCCTCGCGACCTCTTACGGGGCGGCTCCCTCGCCCTCCCCGGGGGTCCGTGGGAGCAAGGGGCACGCGCCCGCCGCGCCCCGGGCGGTCCCCGGCTCGACGCAGTCGCTGCCGCTGATCCCGCTCGCCGCGGGCGGCCGGGCGCGCGCCTTCGGGGGCGGGCCCGCCCCCGAGCAGGGGCTGCTGGAGCGGGAGGTGAAGCCCTTCTCCCTGGTCGGCATCGTCTGGGACGACGCCTCCGCCGAGCTGCGCGGCCTGGCCCAGGTGCGCACCCGCGCGGTGGCCAACGGCGACTGGTCGAAGTGGCAGGACGTGCAGACCCATGACGACGACCGCCCCGACCTGGACTCCGCCGAGGGGCGCGGCGGGCGGCTGCGCGGCTCCACCGCGCCGCTGTGGGTCGGCGCCTCCGACGCCATCCAGGTGCGCGTGCGCCCGGAGGCCGTCGCCGACCGGACCCCGGAGGGCCGTGCCCTGCCGGCCGGTATGCGCCTGGAACTGGTCGACCCGGGCGAGGACCCGGTCCGCACCCGCGCCGTCGCGCCGCCGGACACCGAGGAGGAGATCGCCACCTCGGCCGCCAACGCCCCGCTGGTCCCGCTGGGCGCCACCGAGATCCCGGCGGCCGGCAAGGCCACCTCGGTGGCCGACATCGCCGCCACCGGCACCGGCCGGGGCACCGGCCACCGGGCCGACGACCCGGAGTTCCCGATGGACCCGGACGACGCGTCGGTGCCCCGGGTCTCCGAGTACGGCGACCCCGTCGACGCCACGTACCCCGGGGACCTCGACGACGTGGACCAGTCGATGGCCGACACCGGCCGCTACGTCGGCCCGCGCCCGCGCCTCGTCACCCGGGCCGGCTGGGGCGCCGACGAGTCGCTGCGCGAGAAGGGCTTCGCGTACACCAACACCGTGCGGGCCGCCTTCGTGCACCATTCGGCCTCCGGCAACCGCTACACCTGCGCTCAGTCCGCCTCGGTCATCCGCAGTATCTACCGCTACCACGTGGTGAGCAGCGGGTGGCGTGACCTGGGCTACAACTTCCTTATCGACAAGTGCGGCAAGATCTACGAAGGCCGCGCCGGCGGTGTGGCCAGGGCCGTCATGGGCGCCCACACCCTCGGTTTCAACAGCAACAGCATGGGCATCGCCGTTCTCGGAACATTCGACAAGAGCAGCCCGCCCACCGCGGCCGTGAGCGCCGTCGGCGCCCTCACCGCCTGGAAGCTCGGACTGTTCGGGGCCAACCCGAGGGGCACCACGACGCTGGTGTCCGGCGGCGGCAACCTGTTCAAGAAGGGGACCTCGGTCAAGCTCAAGGTCATCTCCGGGCACCGCGACGGCTACGCGACGGAGTGCCCCGGTGACCGCCTCTACAGCAGGCTCGGCACGGCGCGCTCCACGGCGGCCCGGCTCCAGGGACGCTGA
- a CDS encoding coenzyme F420-0:L-glutamate ligase, which produces MTSLPSPDPARAPVPPPPGFRVWALPGIPEVRPGDDLVKLISAAATADEFPGLADGDVLLVTSKIVSKAEGRVVEAADRQAAIDAEAVRVVARRGELRIVENRLGLVMAAAGVDASNTAAGTILLLPEDPDASARALRAGLREALGVDVGVIVTDTFGRPWRSGLTDVAIGAAGVRVLDDLRGGVDSHGNPLNVTVVATADELAAAGDLVKGKASGLPVAVVRGLPHVVAPGESLDGEADLGARALVRNSADDMFRLGTSEAVREAVTLRRTVREFTDAPVDPGAVRRAVAAAVTAPAPHHTTPWRFVLLESESSRTELLDAMRDAWIADLRGDGFSEESIAKRVRRGDVLREAPYLVVPCLVMDGSHTYPDARRNASEREMFVVAAGAGVQNFLVALAGERLGSAWVSSTMFCRPVVRSVLSLPENWDPMGAVAVGHAAAPPRERPARDASDFFSVR; this is translated from the coding sequence GTGACCTCCCTCCCGTCCCCGGACCCGGCCCGGGCCCCTGTCCCGCCGCCCCCCGGTTTCCGGGTCTGGGCCCTGCCCGGCATCCCCGAGGTGCGGCCCGGCGACGACCTCGTCAAGCTCATCTCCGCCGCCGCTACCGCCGACGAGTTCCCCGGCCTCGCCGACGGTGACGTCCTGCTCGTCACCTCGAAGATCGTCAGCAAGGCCGAGGGCCGCGTCGTCGAGGCAGCCGACCGGCAGGCCGCCATAGACGCCGAGGCCGTACGGGTCGTGGCGCGGCGCGGCGAACTCCGCATCGTCGAGAACCGGCTCGGGCTCGTCATGGCCGCCGCCGGCGTCGACGCCTCCAACACCGCGGCCGGCACGATACTGCTCCTCCCCGAGGACCCCGACGCCTCCGCCCGCGCCCTCCGCGCCGGGCTGCGGGAAGCCCTCGGCGTCGACGTCGGCGTCATCGTCACCGACACCTTCGGGCGCCCCTGGCGCAGCGGGCTCACGGACGTCGCCATCGGCGCGGCCGGTGTGCGGGTGCTGGACGACCTGCGCGGCGGCGTGGACTCGCACGGCAACCCCCTGAACGTGACGGTCGTCGCCACGGCCGACGAGCTGGCCGCCGCCGGCGACCTCGTCAAGGGGAAGGCTTCCGGGCTTCCTGTCGCCGTTGTCCGGGGGCTTCCTCATGTCGTGGCCCCGGGTGAGAGCCTCGACGGTGAGGCCGACCTCGGGGCCCGTGCGCTCGTACGGAACTCCGCCGACGACATGTTCCGGCTCGGCACCTCCGAGGCCGTGCGCGAGGCCGTGACGCTCCGGCGCACCGTCCGCGAGTTCACCGACGCCCCCGTCGACCCCGGCGCCGTGCGCCGCGCCGTCGCCGCCGCCGTCACCGCTCCGGCGCCGCACCACACCACGCCGTGGCGGTTCGTCCTGCTGGAGTCCGAGTCCTCGCGCACGGAACTGCTCGACGCCATGCGGGACGCGTGGATCGCGGACCTGCGGGGGGACGGGTTCAGCGAGGAATCCATCGCCAAGCGGGTGCGGCGGGGCGACGTGCTGCGCGAGGCGCCCTACCTGGTCGTGCCCTGTCTGGTGATGGACGGCTCGCACACCTACCCGGACGCGCGGCGCAACGCCTCCGAACGGGAGATGTTCGTCGTCGCCGCCGGCGCCGGCGTGCAGAACTTCCTCGTGGCGCTGGCCGGTGAGCGGCTTGGGTCGGCCTGGGTCTCCTCGACGATGTTCTGCCGCCCCGTGGTCCGGTCGGTGCTGTCGCTGCCGGAGAACTGGGACCCGATGGGTGCCGTGGCCGTGGGGCACGCCGCCGCTCCGCCTCGGGAGCGGCCTGCCCGGGACGCCTCGGACTTCTTCTCCGTGCGGTAG